One window of Aspergillus oryzae RIB40 DNA, chromosome 3 genomic DNA carries:
- a CDS encoding uncharacterized protein (predicted transporter (major facilitator superfamily)) → MAGLQLNVDWKSNRRAIAFCLVAAIGALCYGYDTIYYTGVQGMAWFAKDYGEEGSDGSFALGTTFLSLSASIIYVGELVGAIAAAPINDLFGRRAVFLSASICIIVGAVVQACSFGSHPVFYVSRVLIGLGVGQFTATCLIYIGEVAPSAIRGPALMCFQFMQSISQLVGACVNQGTQSIQSSQSYRIPMCLLVVLPGIMLLCLPFTPESPVWYMYKGKREQAIKSLRKINHSNRDYDPSADIQAIDEAVQQEREMAKDATWASLITDPVERRKLFYACGVMFVQQINGIQFWYTYGVVFAQSIGVADPFTINTIIYVLQIITVGVSVVFGNRMKRRTNLLVCSCGMFVSLLTVGGLGTTKAADGTLSRGIGIGIVVLAYVNIIFYNFSIGTLSYSIASEMSVGRNRNKITSCAMGVFFVTVWLMVFTSPYMYYTANLGPMIGFVYGGTSLFLLAYSWFCVGETAGRSNADIERLFQDRVPVREWATYVIPSDDGEDLKKKGTNDEHIEMA, encoded by the coding sequence ATGGCAGGCCTCCAACTCAACGTCGACTGGAAGTCGAATCGACGGGCCATTGCCTTCTGTCTGGTGGCTGCGATTGGTGCTCTTTGCTACGGTTACGATACAATCTACTATACTGGTGTTCAAGGGATGGCATGGTTTGCGAAGGACTATGGCGAGGAAGGGTCAGACGGCTCCTTTGCGCTTGGAACGACGTTCCTGTCCTTGTCTGCTAGTATCATCTATGTGGGAGAGCTTGTCGGTGCAATCGCTGCCGCTCCCATCAATGACCTTTTTGGCCGACGTGCCGTGTTCCTGTCTGCATCTATCTGTATCATCGTCGGAGCCGTCGTGCAAGCCTGCTCCTTTGGCTCGCATCCAGTATTCTATGTCAGCCGTGTCCTGATCGGTCTGGGTGTCGGGCAGTTCACCGCAACCTGCCTAATCTATATCGGAGAGGTGGCACCGTCCGCTATTAGAGGTCCAGCTCTCATGTGCTTTCAGTTCATGCAGTCCATCTCTCAACTTGTTGGAGCCTGCGTCAACCAAGGTACACAGAGCATCCAGAGCTCCCAATCCTACCGCATCCCCATGTGCCTCCTCGTCGTTCTTCCAGGCATCATGCTTCTCTGCCTTCCATTCACCCCGGAAAGCCCAGTCTGGTATATGTACAAAGGCAAGCGCGAGCAAGCGATCAAATCCCTGCGCAAGATCAATCACAGCAACCGCGACTACGACCCATCCGCAGATATCCAAGCCATCGACGAGGCAGTCCAGCAAGAACGGGAAATGGCTAAGGACGCCACCTGGGCCTCCCTGATCACCGACCCCGTCGAGCGCCGCAAACTTTTCTACGCCTGTGGCGTCATGTTCGTCCAACAAATCAACGGCATCCAGTTCTGGTACACCTATGGCGTCGTCTTCGCGCAGTCCATCGGCGTCGCGGAccccttcaccatcaacaccatcatcTATGTCCTCCAGATCATCACTGTCGGTGTCTCCGTCGTCTTTGGGAACCGGATGAAGCGCCGCACAAACCTCCTCGTGTGCTCATGCGGAATGTTCGTCTCCCTTCTTACCGTCGGCGGTCTCGGAACTACCAAGGCCGCCGATGGCACGCTCAGCCGTGGCATTGGCATTGGCATCGTCGTTCTCGCATACGTGAACATCATATTCTACAACTTCTCCATTGGAACTCTGTCCTACTCCATCGCATCGGAGATGTCCGTCGGCCGGAACAGAAACAAGATTACCTCGTGCGCTATGGGCGTGTTCTTCGTTACCGTCTGGCTCATGGTCTTCACAAGCCCTTATATGTACTACACGGCGAACCTAGGCCCGATGATCGGATTTGTGTACGGGGGTACATCTCTGTTTTTACTGGCGTACTCGTGGTTCTGTGTTGGTGAGACTGCAGGGCGCAGCAATGCGGATATTGAAAGACTCTTCCAGGATAGGGTTCCGGTTCGCGAATGGGCCACGTACGTTATCCCCTCagatgatggggaggatTTAAAGAAGAAGGGTACCAACGATGAGCACATTGAGATGGCGTGA
- a CDS encoding metallophosphoesterase family protein (predicted protein): MTPAVDAHKIFPITTFISDLPSNLTPQLFSSSAENEPRSAGRRLVIVGDVHGMKKSLDALLEKVCFDKGKGDHLIFVGDLVNKGPDSPGVIDRAVELGASAVRGNHDNAVLDAAVEIKARGDNLMHAGGITSGSAKLPEDSGAELPSETVACDGPETSASPNASPLTRHSATTYSTARALSTRHLDWLAGLPLILRIKLPYHLTSSLDDTLVVVHAGLTPGIPLEKQDPHAVMHMRSLTHAPGDERTLIPAEASGEEGWVAQWDQWQDQLTTRTTVIFGHDAKRRLQLGRHTIGLDSACLYGHHLSALVIESTDRGIEHRIVQVECADTPVVPKA, translated from the coding sequence ATGACTCCGGCAGTAGATGCTCACAAGATCTTCCCCATCACCACTTTTATATCAGACCTGCCGAGCAATCTCACTCCGCAActcttctcatcatccgCGGAAAATGAACCGAGATCGGCTGGTCGACGCTTAGTCATCGTCGGAGATGTACATGGGATGAAAAAGTCTCTGGACGCTCTTCTGGAAAAAGTCTGCTTCGATAAGGGCAAAGGGGACCATCTGATATTTGTCGGTGATTTGGTCAACAAAGGACCCGATAGCCCTGGTGTGATTGATCGGGCCGTGGAGTTGGGTGCCAGCGCAGTAAGAGGCAACCATGACAATGCAGTTCTCGATGCTGCCGTGGAAATCAAGGCAAGAGGAGACAACCTAATGCATGCTGGAGGCATAACCAGCGGTTCTGCCAAGCTACCTGAGGATTCGGGGGCTGAATTACCTAGCGAGACTGTTGCTTGCGACGGCCCTGAAACAAGCGCATCTCCCAACGCTAGTCCTCTCACACGACACAGCGCAACAACGTACAGCACAGCCCGCGCACTCTCGACGCGTCACCTTGACTGGCTCGCCGGCCTGCCACTGATCTTGCGTATTAAGCTGCCGTACCATCTCACGTCATCCTTAGACGACACTCTGGTGGTCGTACATGCTGGTCTCACCCCCGGTATCCCGCTTGAAAAGCAGGATCCTCATGCCGTGATGCACATGCGTAGCCTCACTCACGCGCCGGGCGACGAACGCACCTTGATACCGGCTGAAGCATCGGGAGAGGAAGGCTGGGTTGCCCAATGGGATCAATGGCAGGACCAACTAACAACCCGGACTACTGTCATATTTGGGCACGATGCAAAGCGGCGTCTGCAGCTCGGCAGGCATACAATCGGACTAGATTCCGCATGTCTATATGGTCACCATCTCAGTGCGCTAGTCATTGAGTCAACCGATAGGGGAATAGAACATCGGATCGTGCAGGTCGAATGTGCTGACACGCCTGTTGTCCCAAAAGCATAA
- a CDS encoding uncharacterized protein (predicted protein) codes for MVRRRACDGCSLRKTRCSGGQPCQPCVQSGFECSYLKPAAKPGPKGPRAETYMRINRRLQSIRDRAPRGATETASPANVRAGLAEAADSSRAIPAFEVAGDEQMPFLTEWPSQLPLADVLGHLEAYEHRMYPVWPVVDVARLRNSLMLDVNNDELRSLAFAVCAATCAQLQCHPDNQRTQMFRVGKCSLADHFAKESEYCRSMYDYRESGTFEAVLGPLFLHFYFGATNKMSTASLLLRESVTLCQLQGLDREDTYQDMAVEEETYRRRAFWLLYVTERGHAIQHGINTCLKGSIRLPTRDCANECHLVEAFDSLVGLFISVEGVLLEPGGSPRGPNTIMCSKDMLCRLQSQLRQRLQWPTAYHALQRTDIAITQQWLRVLLWQLSLKNIFLSSASADDCMRLTYPVHVARDAIVLISNVPQDTFMAHGPGMVGGCVSRWHTVSLLNPGNQTLRNHKYPTGCDSLCSLPCAPQPSWDIRYSPPFMLFTVISEPQTIWPRVAAEEIR; via the coding sequence ATGGTGAGGCGACGGGCTTGCGATGGATGCTCTCTCCGCAAAACCCGTTGCAGCGGCGGACAGCCATGTCAACCCTGTGTCCAGTCTGGATTTGAATGCTCCTACCTCAAACCAGCAGCAAAACCCGGGCCGAAAGGTCCACGCGCTGAAACCTACATGCGTATCAACAGACGCTTGCAGAGCATACGAGACCGTGCTCCCCGTGGCGCAACCGAAACCGCATCACCCGCCAATGTAAGAGCAGGCCTGGCGGAGGCAGCCGACTCATCCAGGGCGATACCAGCCTTTGAAGTCGCCGGTGACGAACAGATGCCGTTCCTGACTGAATGGCCATCGCAACTGCCTCTTGCAGATGTCTTAGGTCACTTGGAGGCCTACGAGCATAGAATGTATCCCGTCTGGCCTGTCGTTGACGTTGCTCGCCTTCGCAACTCGCTTATGCTGGACGTGAACAATGACGAGTTACGCTCTTTGGCATTTGCGGTATGCGCAGCGACCTGCGCTCAGTTGCAGTGTCATCCTGACAACCAGAGGACGCAAATGTTTCGCGTGGGAAAGTGCTCTTTGGCGGATCATTTTGCGAAAGAATCAGAATATTGCCGCAGTATGTATGATTACCGTGAAAGTGGCACGTTTGAAGCAGTTCTAGGGCCGCTGTTCCTTCATTTTTACTTCGGTGCGACGAACAAGATGTCGACGGCTTCGCTCTTGCTCCGAGAGTCGGTGACGTTGTGTCAGCTTCAGGGGTTGGATAGGGAAGATACATATCAAGATAtggccgttgaagaagagacgTATAGGCGGAGGGCGTTCTGGCTCCTCTATGTGACTGAAAGAGGTCACGCTATTCAGCATGGGATCAATACCTGTCTAAAAGGCTCCATTCGACTGCCAACGCGCGATTGCGCAAACGAATGCCACCTCGTTGAAGCCTTTGACAGCCTTGTCGGTCTTTTCATTTCCGTGGAAGGTGTTCTTCTCGAACCCGGTGGCTCGCCTCGCGGCCCCAATACCATCATGTGCAGTAAGGACATGCTCTGTCGGCTACAGAGCCAACTCCGCCAGCGCCTGCAGTGGCCTACGGCATACCATGCATTACAGAGAACGGATATCGCGATTACCCAACAGTGGCTGCGAGTGCTACTTTGGCAGCTgtctttgaagaatattTTCCTCTCGAGCGCTTCGGCTGATGATTGTATGAGATTGACCTACCCGGTCCATGTGGCAAGAGATGCGATAGTGCTCATTTCCAACGTGCCCCAGGATACATTTATGGCACATGGTCCTGGCATGGTAGGTGGTTGTGTATCGCGATGGCATACCGTAAGCTTACTGAATCCAGGCAATCAAACTCTTCGAAATCACAAGTACCCTACTGGATGTGATTCACTGTGTTCCCTCCCTTGTGCACCGCAACCCAGCTGGGACATACGATATTCTCCACCATTTATGTTATTTACTGTCATCTCTGAGCCACAGACCATTTGGCCTAGAGTTGCTGCAGAAGAAATTAGATGA
- a CDS encoding glycoside hydrolase family 13 protein (alpha-amylase), with the protein MATQHKTQSSPVNAAWWKEASVYQIYPASFKDSNGDGIGDIPGIISELDYLKALGIDLVWLSPILQSPQVDMGYDVSDYYRIHPPYGTVEDVDALIQGLHQRGMRYVMDLVVNHTSDQHEWFKQSRSSSDNEYRDWYIWKKPKYDANGVRQPPNNWGAYFGGSAWQYDETTDEYYLHLFAPEQPDLNWENPKVRSAVHQIMRYWLDKGVSGFRMDVINMISKDQSFPDAPITDPKAQWQHGAMHYCCGPRLHEYLQELGRVLKEYDAFSVGEMPNVYDPVEIGKAVGFDRGELAMAFQFEIMDIDHGPAGKFSPHKYRMSDLKHIVSKWQDFMYENEGWNALYLENHDQGRTISRFTSAGPEYRATAGKMLATFLGLQGGTPFVYQGQEIGLVNVPETWGIEQFRDIETLNYWNEITAAYPNDTELHKVTSQQFRVKSRDNGRTPMQWTSGKFAGFTAAHNGPWIDVHDDYEDWNAASQVGNPNSVFQHWAKVLALRKAHKRLFVYGSYKLIDEANNDLFTYLRVYGSQSALVLANFTGKEVSWVVPAETISILKNGAVLLESYQRHRPVRPDGTIAVMPFESFVMFLDSPNARVGAGGGKL; encoded by the exons ATGGCCACCCAGCACAAGACACAGTCATCGCCTGTTAATGCGGCCTGGTGGAAAGAGGCCTCGGTCTATCAGATTTATCCAGCTTCTTTCAAAGACTCCAATGGCGATGGAATCGGCGATATCCCCGGGATTATCTCGGAACTTGACTACCTGAAAGCCCTTGGGATAGATCTCGTTTGGCTCTCTCCGATCCTTCAGTCCCCGCAGGTGGACATGGGCTACGATGTCTCTGACTATTATCGAATTCACCCCCCGTACGGTACAGTCGAAGACGTAGATGCGCTCATTCAGGGTTTACATCAGCGAGGGATGAGATATGTCATGGACCTTGTTGTAAATCATACTTCAGACCAG CACGAGTGGTTCAAACAGTCTAGATCCTCTTCAGACAATGAATACCGAGACTGGTACATATGGAAAAAGCCCAAGTACGATGCAAATGGCGTCCGCCAGCCGCCGAATAACTGGGGCGCCTATTTTGGAG GTTCTGCATGGCAGTACGACGAAACAACTGATGAATATTATCTGCACCTATTCGCACCGGAGCAGCCAGACCTCAACTGGGAAAACCCCAAAGTCCGCTCTGCCGTGCACCAGATCATGAGGTATTGGCTCGATAAAGGCGTCAGTGGATTCCGGATGGATGTGATCAACATGATCAGCAAGGACCAAAGCTTCCCAGATGCGCCCATCACCGACCCAAAGGCCCAATGGCAGCATGGGGCGATGCACTATTGCTGCGGACCACGTCTTCACGAATACCTGCAAGAGCTGGGGAGGGTTCTGAAGGAATACGATGCCTTTTCCGTGGGTGAGATGCCGAATGTCTATGATCCGGTGGAAATTGGGAAGGCAGTGGGCTTTGACCGCGGTGAATTGGCCATGGCATTTCAGTTCgagatcatggatatcgACCATGGCCCTGCGGGCAAATTCTCTCCACACAAATATCGAATGTCGGACCTGAAGCATATCGTCTCCAAATGGCAGGACTTCATGTACGAGAACGAAGGCTGGAACGCCCTCTACCTCGAAAACCATGACCAGGGAAGGACAATATCACGATTTACCTCGGCCGGCCCAGAATACCGCGCGACGGCGGGGAAGATGCTCGCTACGTTCCTGGGTCTTCAAGGTGGCACTCCTTTCGTATACCAGGGTCAGGAAATAGGTCTGGTGAATGTTCCAGAGACCTGGGGCATTGAGCAATTCAGAGACATCGAGACTTTGAATTATTGGAACGAGATAACGGCTGCATATCCCAACGACACAGAGCTTCACAAGGTGACATCACAGCAATTCCGCGTAAAGTCTCGCGACAATGGACGCACCCCGATGCAATGGACCAGTGGCAAATTTGCAGGGTTTACAGCTGCGCACAACGGTCCGTGGATTGATGTTCATGACGACTATGAAGACTGGAATGCCGCCTCCCAGGTGGGGAACCCAAATAGTGTTTTCCAACACTGGGCAAAGGTGCTCGCGCTGCGCAAAGCACATAAGAGGCTCTTTGTATATGGCTCGTACAAATTGATTGATGAAGCGAATAACGATCTATTCACGTATCTGCGAGTGTACGGAAGCCAATCGGCTTTGGTGTTGGCCAACTTCACAGGCAAAGAAGTGAGCTGGGTTGTTCCTGCGGAAACCATTTCCATTCTCAAAAATGGCGCTGTTCTTTTGGAAAGTTATCAGCGCCACCGTCCAGTGCGACCGGATGGTACAATTGCTGTAATGCCATTTGAATCGTTTGTGATGTTTCTAGATAGTCCAAATGCCAGGGTTGGAGCTGGTGGGGGAAAACTCTAA
- a CDS encoding uncharacterized protein (predicted transporter (major facilitator superfamily)), whose amino-acid sequence MVAGGGVVSSSGMDAYRALPNNTNSNWFKDKGLRRLNFGLMLMFASAAANGYDGALMNGLLTLPMFAKNVGENISSNMEGLIISGISLGGMFTFIPASYFADYFGRKMSVALGSAIMIVASVIQAATVGRWAFFGTRIAMGIGLGFAQTAAPPLTTEIAHPRHRGVVTAIFQATWYWGAILAAAVCLGTFYVEGSTWSWRIPCLLQCFFPAVQLVGLLIVPESPRWLVSKDRRDEALQILARYHGNCDTSDPLVQFEFSEICSAIELENSVAHKSGWSAFIATKGARHRLAICLLVGVMIQWAGNGVISYYLAPILRSVGITNPTQQSAINLGLQAWNAVCAAGGAVAAEKYGRRPLWMLSTVLMLLFFTLATVLSAVFDESAIKAAGSAVVAFLYLFYGAYDIAYTPLSIAYPVEIMPFYLRTKGLSLSLTAQFGAGFFNQFVNPIALGAIKWKFYFVYLGLLVIFLGIIYFVFPETKGHTLEEIAVIFDGPGAETEVQRDLAAIIAVEREVKAPMKEELEHAP is encoded by the exons ATGGTTGCCGGCGGTGGagttgtttcttcttccggcaTGGATGCATACCGGGCCCTGCCAAACAATACGAACTCGAACTGGTTCAAGGACAAGGGCCTCCGGCGTCTGAATTTCGGCCTCATGCTTATGTTTGCATCCGCTGCAGCAAATGGGTATGATGGGGCTTTGATGAATGGGCTCCTGACTCTCCCTATGT TTGCGAAGAATGTCGGCGAGAATATAAGCTCGAACATGGAGGGTCTGATCATTTCTGGTATTTCGCTGGGAGGAATGTTCACCTTTATTCCAGCTTCGTACTTCGCGGATTACTTCGGCCGCAAGATGTCTGTCGCACTTGGATCGGCCATCATGATTGTCGCGAGCGTGATCCAAGCGGCAACCGTCGGCCGCTGGGCCTTCTTTGGAACGAGAATCGCGATGGGTATCGGGCTGGGCTTTGCGCAGACAGCCGCCCCGCCGCTGACTACTGAGATAGCTCATCCGCGGCATCGTGGCGTTGTGACGGCCATTTTCCAGGCTACGTGGTACTGGGGTGCTATCCTAGCTGCTGCGGTGTGCTTGGGCACTTTTTATGTGGAGGGAAGTACTTGGTCCTGGCGGATTCCATGCCTTCTCCAATGTTTCTTCCCTGCTGTTCAGTTGGTAGGACTACTCATCGTTCCAGAAAGCCCGAGGTGGCTCGTGTCAAAGGACAGGCGAGACGAGGCCTTGCAAATCCTCGCCCGCTACCATGGGAATTGTGACACGTCAGATCCACTGGTTCAGTTCGAGTTTTCTGAGATCTGCAGTGCTATCGAGCTAGAAAACTCAGTCGCCCATAAGAGTGGTTGGTCTGCGTTCATTGCAACCAAGGGAGCTCGGCATCGCCTTGCAATTTGTCTGTTGGTCGGGGTTATGATCCAGTGGGCAGGCAATG GTGTCATTTCCTACTATCTTGCACCGATCCTTCGATCCGTCGGCATTACCAATCCTACGCAGCAATCCGCCATCAACCTGGGCCTGCAGGCGTGGAACGCAGTCTGCGCCGCGGGAGGCGCCGTCGCTGCAGAGAAATACGGCCGACGCCCTCTCTGGATGCTCTCCACTGTTCTTATGCTCCTATTCTTTACCCTGGCGACTGTCCTTTCTGCCGTCTTTGACGAATCAGCCATCAAAGCTGCTGGCAGTGCGGTTGTCGCATTCCTCTATCTGTTCTACGGCGCGTACGATATCGCCTATACCCCGCTCTCAATTGCGTACCCGGTCGAGATCATGCCATTCTACCTGCGCACCAAGGGCTTATCGTTAAGCTTAACGGCGCAGTTTGGGgcgggcttcttcaaccagtTCGTCAACCCCATCGCTCTCGGTGCGATAAAATGGAAGTTTTATTTCGTGTACCTTGGTCTGTTGGTTATCTTTTTGGGCATTATTTACTTTGTGTTTCCGGAGACAAAGGGCCACACACTGGAGGAGATTGCTGTCATCTTCGATGGTCCTGGGGCAGAGACGGAGGTACAGCGGGATCTGGCCGCTATCATTgcggtggagagggaggtaAAGGCTCCTATGAAGGAGGAGTTGGAACACGCTCCATAG
- a CDS encoding uncharacterized protein (NADH:flavin oxidoreductase/12-oxophytodienoate reductase): protein MARAGQAVDPSPLGEPLEFHFARRSTPNRFLKAAMSERMCSWSEENPSARGIPSSELIETYRTWGRGNIGAIVTGNVMIDPNHIEVEGNPIIPPSAPFSGERFGQFTNLAAAARANGSLILAQISHPALVSDVPLDTKNMGNTFAVPRAATEDEIKNIITGFAHAAEFLDRAGYDGIELHAAHGYLLSQFLSQATNLRRDKYGGSPTNRMRLILEIRAAITENVRPGFIVGIKINSVEFEPDGIVRDEAWELCRAREEHEFDFVELSGGRYKNLDEDDTAKHVISKKHEAVSSLDFTLSEVDGIGLARPFCQEPFLCHDILSGKIPGATIPVMDQLNYQLAVAAACIQMRQIRNNVQPMDLSSQDAVDAVTAAVKG from the exons ATGGCTCGAGCCGGACAAGCTGTCGACCCTTCGCCGCTGGGTGAACCCTTGGAGTTTCACTTCGCCCGGCGCTCCACCCCAAATCGTTTCCTCAAGGCCGCCATGAGTGAGCGGATGTGTTCGTGGTCGGAAGAGAACCCTTCTGCTCGTGGGATACCAAGCAGTGAGTTAATAGAGACCTATCGTACCTGGGGACGGGGCAACATAGGCGCAATTGTGACTGGGAATGTCATGATCGATCCCAACCACATCGAAGTAGAGGGAAACCCGATAATCCCGCCTAGCGCTCCATTCTCAGGAGAACGGTTTGGTCAGTTCACGAATCTAGCTGCTGCTGCCCGTGCAAATGGATCATTAATACTGGCACAAATCAGCCATCCAGCACT TGTCAGCGATGTGCCACTGGATACCAAGAATATGGGGAACACCTTTGCCGTTCCTCGGGCTGCtaccgaggatgagatcaaAAATATAATTACGGGATTTGCTCACGCGGCCGAGTTTCTAGATAGAGCCGGATACGATGGGATCGAATTGCATGCAGCGCACGGCTATCTGCTGAGCCAGTTTCTCTCACAAGCGACGAATCTCCGAAGAGATAAATACGGAGGCAGTCCTACGAATCGCATGCGTTTGATTCTAGAGATCCGTGCAGCAATCACGGAGAATGTCCGTCCGGGATTTATAGTTGGGATCAAAATTAACAGTGTCGAGTTTGAGCCAGACGGGATTGTTCGTGACGAGGCCTGGGAACTGTGTCGTGCGCGTGAGGAGCACGAATTCGACTTTGTGGAATTATCTGGAGGGAGATATAAGAActtggacgaggatgatacTGCAAAGCATGTCATATCGAAGAAACACGAGGCTGTAAGCTCTCTCGACTTTACGCTTTCCGAA GTTGACGGCATTGGGCTTGCGCGTCCATTCTGTCAGGAGCCATTCCTTTGCCACGACATATTGAGTGGCAAGATACCTGGCGCCACAATTCCGGTTATGGATCAGCTCAATTATCAGCTCGCTGTTGCAGCCGCATGCATTCAAATGAGACAAATTAGAAACAATGTGCAGCCGATGGATTTGAGCTCCCAGGACGCGGTAGATGCTGTCACTGCAGCGGTTAAGGGTTGA
- a CDS encoding questin oxidase family protein (predicted protein) → MHPPYPAEFLTATEQHVECNGRPRSLPILSTVEMMRLDPVVATAVGPKDGNNRIADALLKRALKELIPHLSHFQVERTEEDLARKTAEILQASAYICGAAQHPRKVEALDFVMLHSLTAAVFFPTIIRQEWISIETRARLLEWKGRSDLITYAALGCPQLYPDRITGYRPKEVATGWPDVVQHARVYQDDGHACKVIRALMCAEKVCQPFEGEEGFPLKKADFLTLADMTMDSVERMLDPNWVRQTEKVKQMSAQGRGQHSQVSAIMLRWVRWCGTEGA, encoded by the coding sequence ATGCACCCACCATACCCTGCGGAATTCCTCACCGCGACTGAGCAGCATGTGGAATGTAATGGACGGCCGCGAAGTCTCCCAATCCTCTCCACCGTGGAAATGATGCGTCTAGACCCCGTGGTCGCCACAGCGGTTGGGCCAAAAGATGGCAACAATCGAATTGCTGATGCGCTGCTGAAACGAGCCCTCAAGGAGCTAATCCCTCACTTGTCACACTTCCAGGTAGAGCGAACGGAGGAGGATCTTGCGCGCAAGACGGCAGAGATACTGCAAGCCTCAGCCTACATCTGTGGTGCGGCCCAGCATCCGCGGAAAGTTGAAGCTCTTGACTTTGTCATGCTGCATTCGCTGACGGCCGCCGTATTCTTCCCCACCATTATTCGACAGGAATGGATCAGCATAGAGACACGAGCTCGGCTATTGGAGTGGAAAGGACGCTCAGACCTGATCACCTATGCGGCCCTGGGATGCCCACAGTTGTACCCAGATAGAATCACCGGGTACCGACCCAAGGAAGTGGCAACTGGGTGGCCTGACGTGGTGCAGCACGCACGAGTCTATCAGGACGATGGACATGCATGCAAGGTCATCCGGGCACTTATGTGCGCCGAAAAAGTGTGCCAACCTTTtgagggagaggaaggtttccctttgaagaaggcagaCTTTCTAACATTGGCAGACATGACAATGGATTCGGTCGAGCGCATGTTGGATCCAAATTGGGTGCGGCAAACCGAAAAGGTCAAGCAGATGTCGGCTCAAGGCCGTGGACAGCACTCACAGGTCTCTGCGATCATGCTGCGGTGGGTGCGTTGGTGTGGAActgaaggagcttga